Proteins found in one Parasteatoda tepidariorum isolate YZ-2023 chromosome 7, CAS_Ptep_4.0, whole genome shotgun sequence genomic segment:
- the LOC139425987 gene encoding thioester-containing protein 1 allele R1-like: protein MDNLDRLVTLPTGCGEQNMVKFTPNYLVLDFLKDVGMLSEDIERRAKKNLMKGYQRELTYRLLWYFQNSLHTVNDFSCYLYFNA from the exons ATGGATAATTTAGATCGACTTGTTACATTACCCACTGGTTGTGGTGAGCAGAACATGGTGAAATTCACTCCTAATTACTTAGTTTTAGATTTCCTGAAAGACGTCGGAATGTTAAGTGAAGACATTGAAAGGAGAGCTAAGAAAAACCTTATGAAAG gtTATCAACGTGAGCTCACGTATCGACTTCTTTGGTACTTTCAAAATAGTCTACACACcgttaatgatttttcttgttATCTCTATTTCAATgcatga